GATCCAGCTGATCGACACCACCACCGCACAGGCCGAGGCCGAGGCACCCACCAACGGGGTCCGGGCCAAGTCCCGCCTCAACGGCCTGGCCAACCGGCTCACCGACTCCGCGTTCCCCGACGCCGACCTGATCCAGGGCCTCCGCGACCTCGCCGACACGCTGCCGGCCACCCAGCCCAACCCCGGCCCGGTGCCCGCGCCGACGCCGACGCCGACGCCGACCCCGACGCCGACCCCGACCCCGACGCCCACCGAGGTCCCCACGACCGGATCGCCCGACGTCATCGACACCGCCATCGACGTCTCCCGGATGCGGTTTCCCGACAGCGCCTTCGCCCAGGCCCGACCCAGCTACGCCGTCGTCGCCCGCGATGACGTCTTCGCCGACGCCCTCGGCGCCTCCGTCCTGCTGGGCGACGCCCCGCTGCTCTACACCGACGGCGACACCCTGGACCCCGACACCGCAGCCGAGATCACCCGCCTGGGAGTGGACACCGTCTACCTCCTCGGCGGCGACAACGCCCTGTCCCCCGACGTGGCAACCGCCATCGAGGGCCTCGACGTGACCGTCACCCGACTCGCTGGCGACTCCCGCATCGAGACCGCCATCGCCATCGCCACCGAAGCGATCACCGCCGGCATCGCCGACGGCACCCAGGTCGCCCTGGCCCGCGCCTTCGGCACCAGCACCGGCGATGAGTCCGCCGCCTGGGTCGACTCCTTCACCGGCGGCGCCCACGCCGCCACCGAAGGCATCCCGATCCTGCTCACCCAGACCGACGGCGTCCATCCCGCCGTGGACTCCTTCATCACCGACACCCAACCCACCACCACCATCCTCCTCGGCGGCACCGCCGCCCTGGACACCACCGTGCACGACGCCGTCCCCGGCGCCCAACGGGTGGAGGGCCCCAACCGCGCCGCCACCGCCGTGGCCGTGGCCCGCGAGCTCCTGGACGTCCAACCCCAGGGACCCCGCAGCTACATCATCGTCAACGGCACCGACGCCGGTGCCTGGGCCTACGGCCTCCTCGCCGCCGGCCTCTCCGCCGACGGCAACGGCCCCCTCCTCCTCGTGGGCGACACCGACGTCCTCCCCGAAACCCTGACCGAGGTCACCGACTGTGGAAACCAGGTCACCCTGACCGCCCTGGGCAACCCCACCGTCCTCACCACCGACCTCCTCACCCAGCTCGACAACGCCGACAGCACCAGCTGCGCCTGACCCAACCACCAACCACGGCCCAGCCCCCACCAGGGGCTGGGCCGTGCCCGTTCCCGACAACCTGTCCCACCGCTGTACACCGGTCCTCGACCGGGCTACTGTGGAGGGTGATCGCCGGGGCCGCTTGGGCCGACGCGGGACATCTGGCTGACCCGGTCACCGGGTCCACGAACTCCTCGGAGCTGCCCTGTGGTGGTGGTCCTCGCGTCGGAGGCGATGCAACCCGGCATTGCCCACGACGACCTGCTCCTGCTCGTCCTGCAGCTCGCGCTGCTCCTCGGCCTGGCGCGCCTGCTCGGCATGGTGGCAGCCCGGATGGGCATGCCCGAGGTCGTCGGTGAGCTGACCGCTGGCGTCATCGTCGGCCCGAGCATCTTCGGCAACATCGCCCCCGGCGCGCGGGAGTGGTTGTTCCCCGCGACATCGCAGGCGCAGCTGCTGGCCGTCCCGGCGTTCCTCGGCGTCCTCCTGCTGCTGATCCTGACGGGGTTGGAGACCGACCTCGGCCTGATCAAGGCCAAGGGCCGCACGGCAGGCCTGGTCTCCGCCGGCGGGATCGTCGTGCCGTTCGCCTCGGGACTGGCGCTCGGCTACGCCATCCCGGCCGTCCTCGTGCCGGCCGACACGCCGCGGACGACGTTCGCGTTGTTCCTCGGGACGGCGCTCAGCATCTCCGCGATCCCCGTGATCGCCAAGGTGCTGATCGAGCTGCGGGTGATCCGGCGCGACATCGGCCAGCTGACCCTCGCCGCAGGCATGATCGACGACACGGTCGGCTGGATCCTGCTGTCGATCGTGGCCGGCCTGGCCAGCTCCGGCGAGCTCGCGGCCGGAGCGGTCGTCGGCAGCATCGCCCGGGTGGTCGGGTTCCTGGTCGTGTCCTACACCCTCGGGGGCTGGCTGGTCAGCCGCACCCTCCGCGCGGTCTCGCGGCGTGCCCCCGGCCCCGGACCGTTGATCTCCGCCGTCGTGGTGCTGGCGCTGCTCTTCGCCGCCGTGTCGCAGGCGCTGCAGATCGAGGCGGTCCTCGGCGCCTTCGTGCTGGGCATCCTCGCCGGCCGCGAACGACGGGTGGACCACCGCGTCGTGCACTCCCTGGAGAGCCTGACGCTGACGGTCTTCGCGCCGCTGTTCTTCGCATCGGCAGGCCTGCTGGTGGACCTCGGTGCGCTGCTGGAGCCCACGACGTTGTGGGTGGCGGCGCTGGTGCTGACCGTGGCCATCGCCGGCAAGTTCCTCGGCGCGTTCGCCGGCGCATCCGTCGCGGGCCTCGGCCGGTGGGAGGCGCTCGCGCTGGGTGCTGGCATGAACGCACGTGGCGCCCTGGAGATCATCATCGCCACCATCGGCCTGTCCCTCGGGGTGTTGACCGAGGGCATGTTCGCCATCATCGTGCTCGTCGCCATCGTCACGTCGTTGATGGCCCCGCCCATCCTGGTCCGTGCCCTGAAGAAGGTGCCGATGTCCCCCGAGGAAGCGGCCCGGCTGCAACGCGAGGCCGCCTCCAGGACGAGCCTGCTGGACAACGTGCACCGCGTCCTGCTGCCCAGCCGTGGCGGCACCAACTCCCAGCTGGCCGCACAGCTCCTGTCGCGAATCGCCGTCGGGCGGAGCTTCGACGTGACGGTCCTCGCGGGCGGTCCCGACCCCCAGGAGATCCACGGCCGGATCACTCGCCACCTCTCCCTGCACGGCGGCAACGTCGAGCTGGCCGCGGTGGACGGTGACGACCCGGCCAGCGCCATCCTCGATCGTGCCCGCCGGGGCGGCCACGACCTGATCGTGCTGGGGGCCACCGAGACCCGGACCGACGCTCCGGACTCCGCGCTGTTCTCCGCCACGGTGGATCGGGTGCTCATGGACTCGCCGGTACCGCTGCTGCTGGTCAGCAGCCGCTTCGACGACGACGCCGAGGTGCTGGACCCGCGTGCGCCCGAACGGATCCTCCTGGTCTCCACCGGGGAGGACATCAACAACCGGGCCGGCGAGATCGCGTTCGCCGTGGCCAGCGACCCGGAGTCGGTGGTCGACGTCGTCCACGTGGTCGAGCCGCCCCAGAGCACGTGGGCAGAGATCGACCTGACCGAGGTGGGTCGGGCACGGGAGCTGGCCGACGAGCTGGCCACCAAGCAGGCGTCGGTCGGCTTGGCCGCTGGCGTGACGGTCCGCACCGATGTGCGGATCAGCGACGAACCGCTGGCCCGGGTGGTGGCCGACGCCGCCCGGGCGATCCGGGCGACGTTGGTGGTGATCCGTTCGGATGTGCAGCCGGTGACCCGGCGGGCGTTCCTCGGTCACGAGCTCGACCAGCTGCTGCGGGAAGCACCGTGTCCGGTGCTGGTGATCACCAGGGCCTGACGGCTCGGTCGGTCACCAGGCCCCGAACTGGCCGTAGTAGTCGGTGAGCCTGCCCCGGTCGACGTCGGCGAGCCGATCGTCCCGGTCGTCGACCAGGTCCGCTGGACGCTCCGAGGGTGGCGCGTCGAAGTCGGGCGCGGACTTGATCTGGTCCTTGGTCAGCGACAGGGTCACTCGCCGGTTGGCGAGGTCCACCTCGGTGATCGCGCTGGCCGGCACGACACGGCGGGTCCCGAAGATCCAGAACCCGGTGTCGACCACGATGTAGGAGTCCCCGACGTCGTGGGTCGCCTCGTCGATGCTGCCGATGTGGCCGTCGGCGGCGTCGACGTCGAACCCGTCGAGGCCCTCTGCGTGTGGCTGGATGTCGCCACGGTAGGTCCAGAGCTCACTCATGGCTTCTCCTTTCGTCCCCGTCCGCCGGTGTGTCCGGCCCTTTCGGGGCACCGGAAGACTCCCCCCGGTCGGAAGGGCCACGCGTGTCCGCTCGGCCCTCGTCCGACGGGCCGGTTTCGGATCGCCGCGGTCAGGTCGCGGGTGTCTCGAACGCCGGGACGAGGGCGGCGAACAACGCGTCGTCGTCCGGGACGTCACCGCGGACGAAGAAGCTGTCCCGCACCTCGGGGCCGAGGGTGGCGACGCGTGCCCCCAGCAGGGACACGCCGAGCTCGGACAGCGTGCGGGTCAGCCGGTACAGCACACCGGGGGAATCCGGCCCGCGGACCTCCAACCGCGTGATGGAGCCCGACGGACGGGTGAGGACCGTGATGGGCACCGGCTGGGCCAGCAGCGGTGGTCGGGCGTCCCGCTGCCGTTCCCGCTTCTCGACCTCGTCGTCGAGCTCGACCTCGCCGGCGTAGGCGCGGCGGAGGGCCGGCACGATCCGGTCCCACGATCGGTCCTGCATCGTGCGGACCACGAACCAGTCCAGGGCGGTGCCGTCGACATGGGTGAAGACCCGCGCCTCGAGCACGTCGCACTTGTGCACCGCCAGGACGCCGAGGCAGTCGGCCACCATGCCCCGCCGGTCGGGGCCAGCGATGCTGAGGATCTGCACGCCCTCCGCAGGCCCTTCGCGCACGTCGACGTGCAGGCCGTCGGTGACGTCGTCCAGGAGCCTGGCGTGCGCGGCTATCTGGTCGGCGGAGGCCACCCTGAGGTACCGCTTGGGCAGCCCGTCGACGGCGGTCCGGACCAGCTCCTCCTCGAGGCCTCGCCGGGCGGCCGCCCGGATGACCACCTGGGGCGTCGAGGGGCGAACCAGCGCCTCACCCTCCAGGACCCGACGCAGCCGATGGTGCAGCCTGGTGACCAGCAGGTCCTTCCAGGTCGACCACGCCGGTTTCCCGGTCGCGCGGGAGTCCGCGAAGCCGAGCAGGAACAAGCCGTCGAGCAGCTCGGTGTTGCCGATGGTGACCGCGACCTGCTCGATCTCGTCGGGATCGTCGATGTCGCGTTGGGTGGCGACGTCGGGCAGCAGCAGGTGGTGGCGGATCAGCCCCGCCACCCGGTCGGCCCGTTCCTGGCTGAACCCCATGTGGAGGACCCAGTCGCGGGCGACGGCCTCACCCGACACCGAGTGGTCCCCCGGCCAGGCCTTGCCGACGTCGTGCAGCCAGGTGCCCAGGACCAGCGCGTCGGGGTCCTCCATCTCCGCGAAGATCCGGACGTGCGCCTCGTCGAGGTCGCCGCTGACGATCGACGCCAGCCAGGCGCTCGCCTGCATCAGGTGGGTGTCGAGGTCGAAGGTGTGCAAGGGGTTGCGCTGCGGACGGCCGCGCACCCGTCCCCACTCGGGGAGGTAGGCCTCCAGCACGCCCAGGTAGTCGGCATCCGCCATCGCGGGCAGCCCGCCGGCCCCCGCCCGCAGCAGCTCGAGCAGTGCATCACGGGCCCGCTGGTCCCACGCCAACGACCCGGCCGCTTCCACCTCGCGCTGCAGGCGAACGGCGCTCCGTCGTCCCACCACGGTGCGGTGGACGGCCGCAGCAGCGGCGGCCCTGAGGGCCAACGAGGGGTCGTCGGCGACATGCGCAGCGACGTCGACCTCGACCAACCCATCGACGAGCGTCAGGTCGGGCCCGACGACCTTCGGCGTGGCGGGCCGACGACGTCGGCCCCGCCGGGCGTCCTCCAGCAGGACCGGCCACGTGCGGGCATGCAGGTGGGCGATGGTCCGGGTTGCCAGGCCCACCTCGCGCAGCAGCTCGTCCCCGTCGGCCATGCCAAGCGCCGCGGCGACCTCGTCCTGGAGGTCGAGCCGCAGCTGGTTGCGGATGCTGCGGTCACCCACGAGGTGCAGCGCGCACCTGGCGGCGAGCAACGTCTCGCCTGCGGCGGCAAGGGCCGACCGGTCGGCGGCGCCCAGGTAGCGGGCACCCACCAGCGGATCCAGCCCGGGATCGTCGAGCAGGATCGCCCCTGCCCAACGGAGGGAGTGGAGGTCCCGAAGGCCGCCGGTGCCGTCCTTGAGCTCGGGCTCGAGCGCGCCGGCCGTGCTGCCGTGTCGGCGATGCCGCTCGGCGTCGGCCTCGGTGAGCTCCGTGGCGAGCTTGCCACCGGCCCGTTTGAGCCAGCGGGTGACGCGTGCAGCCAGGTCATCGGCCATGCCACGGTTGCCGGCCACCAGGCGACGTTCGGTGACGGCGGTGGCGGTGTCGACGCGATCACCTGCAGCCTTCACGGCCTCCTTGGTGGTGCGCACGGCATGACCGACCGACAAGCCGGCATCCCACAGCGGATAGCAGATGGCCTTGACCATGTCCTCGAGGTCACGACCGCTCCATCCGTCGTGGAGGATCAGCAGATCGATGTCGCTGCGAGGACACAACGACCGGCGGGCATAGGAGCCGAGCGCGACCAACGCCAGACCACCCGACCGGTGCCCGGGTTCGGCGGTGAACGCCTCCAGCAGGCCGCTGAGGGCCTGATCGACCCGGGCCGTCCACTCCAGCGTCCAGGCACGGCCCGGTGCGGCGTCGATGGTGGACGCGTCCAGCAGGGCGGGCGCGTCGAGGATGGTCACTGCGGGCGGCTCGGACTCCCTGATGCGGTGAGGCGGGCTACAGGGCCTCGGCGCCCTGCTCGCCGGTGCGGATCCGCACGACGTCCTCCAGCGGCAGGACCGCGATCTTGCCGTCACCGATCTTGCCGGTGCGAGCGGACTTGGTGATCGCGTCGATGACGCCGTCGACCTGGTCGTCGTCGACCATGACCTCGATACGGCTCTTCGGCACGAAGTCGACCTGGTACTCCGCGCCGCGGTAGACCTCGGTGTGGCCGCGCTGACGGCCGAAGCCCCTGGCTTCCGACACGGTCAGGCCAGCGACACCCACGTCCCTGAGCGCTTCCTTGACGTCCTCGACCTTGAACGGCTTGACGATTGCGACGACCAGCTTCATGGCATCTCCTTGTATCGGCGCCGTCCGGCCGGCGCAACGTCAGTCGAGCCTAGTGTCAGTCGAGTTTCACTGAGGTGCTTGCGGTGTTTCGTTGGCGTTAACAGCAGGGCCATGCAGCCGAAACGGCAACTCCAGCGACCTCGTCGGACCGGTGGATCAGCCCAGGAGTCCACGCCGGAAGGCGTGGGCGACCAGCTCGGTCCGGTCGTGCACCGAGAACTTCTTGAAGAGGTTCTCCAGGTGCTTCTGGGCGGTCCGCGCGCTGATCCCGAGCTTCTCGGCGATCTCGCGGTTGGCCATGCCCTCGGCGACGAGCTCGAGCACCTCCTGCTCGCGCTTGGTGACGTCGGGCTGCCCCATGGGCACACCCCGCTGTGCGTCCTCCAGCAGCTTCGGGACGAACTCCTGGCCGATGACGGTCTCGCCCGCAACGGCGTTGCGGATGCCCGCAGCGAGGTCGGCACCGGCCACGGACTTCAGCAGGTAGCCGTCGGCCCCCGCGGCCAACGCCTCACGCAGGTGACGGGAGGTGTCGTGGACGCTCAGCATGAGGATGGTGACGTCGGAACCGCTGGCGCGGAGCTGTCGAGCGACCTCGACCCCCTCCTCCTCGCCGAGGCGAAGGTCCAGCAGCACGAGGTCCGGCTCGACGTCGCCGATGACCTTCACGGCCTCTGCGATCGTGCCGGCCTCGCCGGTCACGCGGATGTCGGAGAACTGCGAGAGCAGGCTCTGCAGTCCTTCGCGCACCAGCGAGTGATCGTCGACGATCACGACCCCGATGGGTTCAGACACGGCACCAGCTCCCCTTCATGCGTGTTGAGTGGTTCGACAGCTTAACCATGCCGAGGAGCGTTCATCGGGAAGATGACCGGACGGGTGTGCATCAGCTGGGCAGGGTCAGCATGTAGTCGTCGGCCTCGTCGTCCCACTCCATCTCGATGATCTCGCGGGTGCGAGCGGCCTTGCAGAACTGCAGGAAGCCACCGAAGCCGAAGCGCTTCTCGCTGAAATCGGCCTGACGGTTGCGCAGCCGGTCCTTCAGGCCCGACAGCGGTGCGCTGCCCTCCTCGGCCACGACGTCGTGCAGCAAGCGGAAGGCGTCCTCCTCGGAGTCCGACGCCTCGGGGAAGCTGACCTCGGGGTCGCCCTTGGCCGCACCCGTGCTGAGCTCGATGATGTCCTTGGACTCGAGGTCGCGCAGCAGCTCGCCGAAGGCCCTGAAGCCCCAGTCGGCCTCGCTGAACGTCGGGTCCTTGCGGATGATCGCGCGCTTGAGCATGGAGGCCAGGACCACGCCGCTGCTGGAGCGCTGCAGGCCCGACAGGGTCTGGGTGACCAGCTTGTTGACGTCGCGGGGCGGCTCGTCCTCCTCGTCCTCGGTGCTGTCCTCGACGGCCTCCGGTTCCTCCGGGGTCGTCTCCGGCTCGCCGCGGTCGGCGTCCTTTGGCTGCTTGGGCGCCGGACGGCTCGATCCGCCGCCACCACGCCCGCGACCACCACGACCACGGCCGCCGCCACCGCCACCGCTGCTGCCGCCACCACGCTTCTTCTTGGTGGGCAGCTCCACGCCCTCGAGGCGCTCGTAGAAGATGAACTCGTCACACGCCGGCGGCAGGAGCCTGGAGGTCGACGCCTCGAGGCCCACGCCGATCACGCGCTTGTTCAGCTCGCGGAGCTTGTTGACGAGCGGGGTGAAGTCGGAGTCGCCGGTGCAGATGACGAACGTGGTGATGTAGTCGCGCTCGAACACGAGCTCGATCGCATCGACGGCCATCTTGATGTCCGCGGCGTTCTTGCGGACCACCCCCATCCGCTGGGGGATCTCGATGAGCTCGACGTTCTCCTTGGTGAGCATCCGTCGATCCTCGTCGAAGTACGACCAGTCGGCGTAGGCGCGGCGCACCACGACACGACCTCGTTCGGCCAGGGCGTCTGCCAGCGGCCGCAGCGCGAACTGCATGCCGCGAAGGTCTTCGCGCGCACCGATGGCAAGGTTCTCGTAGTCCAAGAACAGCGCGATGCGTTCCTCATCCATTGAGCTCATGTGTCGCACGGTACACGGGAGTCGTCGCTTGGCTGTGTTGCGCTGGGTGTCCACGTCGCAGGGGGCGCACTACGCTTCGCCCATGGACTTCTTCCAGGACGCCCCGGAGCTGACCGACACGTGGACCGCCGATCCGGCGCTGCGAGCCCACCTGGAGCGGCTGCTGCCCGACGACGTCCTGTCCCGGGTCGGGCCCGGACTGGCCGAGCTGGGGGTCGCCGCGGCCACGAGCCTGCAGGCGCTGGGCGAACGTGCCGAGTCCGAGCAGCCACGGGTCGAGCACTACGACCCCTGGGGACGTCGGATCGACCAGATCGTCGTGTCGGACGCCTGGACCGCCCTGCACGGCGAGCAGGCGCGGCTGGGCCTGGCCGCCATCCCCTACGAAGGCGACCACGGCGAGCACGCACGGCTCGTGCAGCTTGCGGTGCAGCACCTCTACGGACCTTCGTCGGCGGTCTACAGCTGCCCGGTCTCCATGACCGACGCCGCCGTCCGGGTGCTGCTGGACAGCGCCGAACCCGAGCTGCGCGACCGCGTCGTGCCGAAGCTGACCAGCCGTGCGGCGGACGCGTGGACGTCGGGGCAGTGGATGACGGAGAAGCCAGGCGGCTCCGATGTCGGGCGGACCGAGACCGTCGCCCGTCCGCTGCCCGACGGCGGGTACGCGCTGACCGGCGTGAAGTGGTTCACGTCCGCGACGACGGCTGACTGTGCGCTGGCGCTCGCCCGGACGCTGGACGCCGACGGCAACGGTGTGGCTGGCTCCCGCGGACTCGGCCTGTACCTGGTGGAGATGGTCGACCCGCGGGACGGTCGCCGTCAGATCGGCGACACCATCCGTGTGCGTCGGCTGAAGGACAAGCTGGGCACCAAGGCGCTGCCGACCGCCGAGCTGGACCTCGACGGCGCCTACGCGACGCCCGTCGGCCCACCCCATCGTGGGGTGAAGACGATCAGCGGCATGCTCAGCATCACCCGGCTGTGGAACGCCATGTCCTCGGCGTCGGGACTGGCCCGTGCGGTACAGCTGGCCCTGTCCTACGCCACCAGGCGGGAGGTGTTCGGCACGCCCCTGGTCGAGCAGCCCCTGCATCGCGTGACGCTTGCCGAGCTGCAGGTCGACTACGAGGCCACGCTGGCCCTGGTCGTCCGGGCGTCGGAGCTGACCGGCCGGGTCGAGGCAGGCGTGGCCAGCGAAGCCGACGCGCAGGTGCTGCGGGCGCTGATGCCGGTCACGAAGCTGTTCACCGCCAAGTACGCCGTGGCCGGCGCGTCGGAGGCGCTGGAGGCGTTCGGTGGCGCCGGCTACATCGAGAACACCGGCCTGCCGGCCCTGCTGCGCAACGCCCAGGTCCTCTCCATCTGGGAGGGCACCACCAACGTGCTCAGCCTGGACCTGCTGCGCGCGGCCGTGCGGGAGCACGCCCTCGCCCCCCTGCTGGCCGACGTGGCCGAGCGGATGGCCGGCGCCGACGTGCCGGAGCTGGCCGAGTCGGTGCGCCTCGTCGCGTCGCAGGCCCAGTCGCTCGGGGCGGCAGCCGCTGCGTGGGCAGACGCGGGCCAGGATGCCGTCGAGGCAGGCATGCGGGCCTTCGCCATGCGGGTGGGCACCGTCTACACCGCCGCCCTCCTGCTCGAGCACGCCGCGCACCGCCTGGCCAAGCACGACGACGCGGCCGCCGCGGTCGCCAACCGTTGGGTCCGGCGCGAGCTCGGCGGTCCCGAGGACGTGTCGCCCGACCCAACCCGCTTGCGCCAGGCCGACGTCATCCTGCAGGCTCCGCTCGCCACGATCGGCGGCACGGCCTGATCACGGGCACGGGGGTGTAGCCCAACCGGCAGAGGCAACCGGCTTAAACCCGGTCCAGTACGGGTTCGAGCCCCGTCACCCCTACTCCACCGTCCACCGCCCGCGCACACGGTCCTCGCGGTCTCGCGAAGCTGGGCGAACCACCTGCCGATGGGGTCCCGGGTACGCTCGGACCAGCGACGACGAGGAGGTCGAATGCCCGAGGCCATCAGTTGGGTCGTGTACGGCACCCTCGCGGTGGTCGCGACGATGTTCTGGCGGCGACGCCGGACCGTGCCGTCGGCGTGGTTGGCCGCGACCTTCGTCGTGCTCGGCGGCGTGGTGCTGCAGGGTGCCCTCGTCTCTCCGCCAGCCGACCCGTCTCCCCAGTTCAGCCCGTGGGAGGTCTACACCGACGTCATCGTCGTCGGGCTGCTGGGCTTTCCGTACCTGCTGCACCGCTTCGTGCGGTCGTTGCGGCCGACCCGTCGCCTGTCCGGCACGCTGGCCGACGTCGGCATGGCCGGCATCGTCGTGCTCACCTTCGCGATGCCCGCCTTCCCGGCCGACGGGGACTTCACCCCGGCACAGCAGATCGCTCAGGTCGTGATGCTGTCGTGGTGGGCCGTGCTGCTCGCCTCGGTCTCGTGGGTCCTGTGGCGCGCCGGGCGTGGCCGTCCCGGCATCATCAGGAGCCGCATGCGCCTGATGTCGGTTGCGGCGTTGTTGATCAACCTCGGGCTCCTCGGCTCGGTGCTCGGGGACGCCGAGGGACAGAACGCGGCCTACATCATCACCCAGGTCCTGGGATGGACCAGCGCCGGCGCGTTCCTCCTGGCCTTCGAGCCGCCGCTGTTCGTCCGTCGCTCGTGGCGGGCCAAGGAGGAAACCGCCCTGCGGGTGGCCGAGAGCCGGTTGGTTGCCGCCACCAGCGCAACGGAGGCCGCGAAC
The nucleotide sequence above comes from Euzebya pacifica. Encoded proteins:
- a CDS encoding cation:proton antiporter, which translates into the protein MVVLASEAMQPGIAHDDLLLLVLQLALLLGLARLLGMVAARMGMPEVVGELTAGVIVGPSIFGNIAPGAREWLFPATSQAQLLAVPAFLGVLLLLILTGLETDLGLIKAKGRTAGLVSAGGIVVPFASGLALGYAIPAVLVPADTPRTTFALFLGTALSISAIPVIAKVLIELRVIRRDIGQLTLAAGMIDDTVGWILLSIVAGLASSGELAAGAVVGSIARVVGFLVVSYTLGGWLVSRTLRAVSRRAPGPGPLISAVVVLALLFAAVSQALQIEAVLGAFVLGILAGRERRVDHRVVHSLESLTLTVFAPLFFASAGLLVDLGALLEPTTLWVAALVLTVAIAGKFLGAFAGASVAGLGRWEALALGAGMNARGALEIIIATIGLSLGVLTEGMFAIIVLVAIVTSLMAPPILVRALKKVPMSPEEAARLQREAASRTSLLDNVHRVLLPSRGGTNSQLAAQLLSRIAVGRSFDVTVLAGGPDPQEIHGRITRHLSLHGGNVELAAVDGDDPASAILDRARRGGHDLIVLGATETRTDAPDSALFSATVDRVLMDSPVPLLLVSSRFDDDAEVLDPRAPERILLVSTGEDINNRAGEIAFAVASDPESVVDVVHVVEPPQSTWAEIDLTEVGRARELADELATKQASVGLAAGVTVRTDVRISDEPLARVVADAARAIRATLVVIRSDVQPVTRRAFLGHELDQLLREAPCPVLVITRA
- a CDS encoding PRC-barrel domain containing protein; the protein is MSELWTYRGDIQPHAEGLDGFDVDAADGHIGSIDEATHDVGDSYIVVDTGFWIFGTRRVVPASAITEVDLANRRVTLSLTKDQIKSAPDFDAPPSERPADLVDDRDDRLADVDRGRLTDYYGQFGAW
- the glnD gene encoding [protein-PII] uridylyltransferase yields the protein MTILDAPALLDASTIDAAPGRAWTLEWTARVDQALSGLLEAFTAEPGHRSGGLALVALGSYARRSLCPRSDIDLLILHDGWSGRDLEDMVKAICYPLWDAGLSVGHAVRTTKEAVKAAGDRVDTATAVTERRLVAGNRGMADDLAARVTRWLKRAGGKLATELTEADAERHRRHGSTAGALEPELKDGTGGLRDLHSLRWAGAILLDDPGLDPLVGARYLGAADRSALAAAGETLLAARCALHLVGDRSIRNQLRLDLQDEVAAALGMADGDELLREVGLATRTIAHLHARTWPVLLEDARRGRRRRPATPKVVGPDLTLVDGLVEVDVAAHVADDPSLALRAAAAAAVHRTVVGRRSAVRLQREVEAAGSLAWDQRARDALLELLRAGAGGLPAMADADYLGVLEAYLPEWGRVRGRPQRNPLHTFDLDTHLMQASAWLASIVSGDLDEAHVRIFAEMEDPDALVLGTWLHDVGKAWPGDHSVSGEAVARDWVLHMGFSQERADRVAGLIRHHLLLPDVATQRDIDDPDEIEQVAVTIGNTELLDGLFLLGFADSRATGKPAWSTWKDLLVTRLHHRLRRVLEGEALVRPSTPQVVIRAAARRGLEEELVRTAVDGLPKRYLRVASADQIAAHARLLDDVTDGLHVDVREGPAEGVQILSIAGPDRRGMVADCLGVLAVHKCDVLEARVFTHVDGTALDWFVVRTMQDRSWDRIVPALRRAYAGEVELDDEVEKRERQRDARPPLLAQPVPITVLTRPSGSITRLEVRGPDSPGVLYRLTRTLSELGVSLLGARVATLGPEVRDSFFVRGDVPDDDALFAALVPAFETPAT
- a CDS encoding P-II family nitrogen regulator, producing the protein MKLVVAIVKPFKVEDVKEALRDVGVAGLTVSEARGFGRQRGHTEVYRGAEYQVDFVPKSRIEVMVDDDQVDGVIDAITKSARTGKIGDGKIAVLPLEDVVRIRTGEQGAEAL
- a CDS encoding response regulator produces the protein MSEPIGVVIVDDHSLVREGLQSLLSQFSDIRVTGEAGTIAEAVKVIGDVEPDLVLLDLRLGEEEGVEVARQLRASGSDVTILMLSVHDTSRHLREALAAGADGYLLKSVAGADLAAGIRNAVAGETVIGQEFVPKLLEDAQRGVPMGQPDVTKREQEVLELVAEGMANREIAEKLGISARTAQKHLENLFKKFSVHDRTELVAHAFRRGLLG
- a CDS encoding NYN domain-containing protein encodes the protein MDEERIALFLDYENLAIGAREDLRGMQFALRPLADALAERGRVVVRRAYADWSYFDEDRRMLTKENVELIEIPQRMGVVRKNAADIKMAVDAIELVFERDYITTFVICTGDSDFTPLVNKLRELNKRVIGVGLEASTSRLLPPACDEFIFYERLEGVELPTKKKRGGGSSGGGGGGRGRGGRGRGGGGSSRPAPKQPKDADRGEPETTPEEPEAVEDSTEDEEDEPPRDVNKLVTQTLSGLQRSSSGVVLASMLKRAIIRKDPTFSEADWGFRAFGELLRDLESKDIIELSTGAAKGDPEVSFPEASDSEEDAFRLLHDVVAEEGSAPLSGLKDRLRNRQADFSEKRFGFGGFLQFCKAARTREIIEMEWDDEADDYMLTLPS
- a CDS encoding acyl-CoA dehydrogenase family protein, giving the protein MDFFQDAPELTDTWTADPALRAHLERLLPDDVLSRVGPGLAELGVAAATSLQALGERAESEQPRVEHYDPWGRRIDQIVVSDAWTALHGEQARLGLAAIPYEGDHGEHARLVQLAVQHLYGPSSAVYSCPVSMTDAAVRVLLDSAEPELRDRVVPKLTSRAADAWTSGQWMTEKPGGSDVGRTETVARPLPDGGYALTGVKWFTSATTADCALALARTLDADGNGVAGSRGLGLYLVEMVDPRDGRRQIGDTIRVRRLKDKLGTKALPTAELDLDGAYATPVGPPHRGVKTISGMLSITRLWNAMSSASGLARAVQLALSYATRREVFGTPLVEQPLHRVTLAELQVDYEATLALVVRASELTGRVEAGVASEADAQVLRALMPVTKLFTAKYAVAGASEALEAFGGAGYIENTGLPALLRNAQVLSIWEGTTNVLSLDLLRAAVREHALAPLLADVAERMAGADVPELAESVRLVASQAQSLGAAAAAWADAGQDAVEAGMRAFAMRVGTVYTAALLLEHAAHRLAKHDDAAAAVANRWVRRELGGPEDVSPDPTRLRQADVILQAPLATIGGTA